The following proteins are encoded in a genomic region of Burkholderia cepacia:
- a CDS encoding MBL fold metallo-hydrolase, whose product MATDDFFGDFVMLNGQGAQHRDGPSRNDTAPSRYALRIGELDVAVIGEDALPLPITTVAINTPAADPATRMNGMSLLSDAFDWPLNVAVVRSGSRNILIDAGLGAALPGFPPAGRLHARLGAAGVDIASVTDVIITHLHMDHIGGLLAEGVKNRLRPDVRIHVSATEIEFWQAPDFFHTPMSSPVPDVHRSAANRFVNDYLGQLRMFDDEYEVALGVVVSRTGGHTPGHCVVRLASAGDRMTFAGDAILPFGFEHPERQYGIEHDPEESVRIRVRLLQELAASGELLMATHLPLPSIGTVTVHGDAFRWVPIRNDV is encoded by the coding sequence ATGGCAACGGACGATTTCTTTGGAGACTTCGTAATGCTTAACGGACAAGGCGCCCAACATCGTGACGGCCCGTCGCGCAACGACACGGCTCCGTCGCGTTACGCGCTGCGAATCGGCGAGCTCGACGTGGCGGTGATCGGCGAAGACGCGCTCCCGTTACCGATCACGACGGTGGCTATCAATACCCCCGCGGCCGATCCGGCAACGCGGATGAACGGCATGTCTCTACTGTCAGATGCCTTCGATTGGCCACTGAACGTGGCCGTGGTCCGTAGCGGAAGCCGAAACATTCTGATCGACGCCGGGCTGGGCGCGGCGCTCCCTGGCTTCCCGCCAGCCGGGCGGTTGCACGCGAGACTGGGAGCCGCCGGCGTCGATATCGCCTCTGTCACCGACGTGATCATTACCCACCTGCACATGGACCACATCGGCGGGCTGCTCGCTGAAGGGGTAAAGAACCGGCTGCGTCCGGACGTGCGAATTCATGTATCGGCCACCGAAATCGAATTCTGGCAGGCGCCCGATTTCTTCCACACGCCCATGTCGTCGCCGGTGCCGGACGTGCATCGGTCGGCCGCCAATCGCTTCGTGAACGACTACCTCGGCCAGTTGAGAATGTTCGACGACGAATACGAAGTTGCGCTGGGTGTCGTCGTAAGCCGGACCGGCGGCCACACTCCCGGTCACTGCGTGGTCAGACTGGCGTCTGCCGGCGACCGAATGACGTTCGCCGGCGATGCCATATTGCCGTTCGGGTTCGAGCATCCCGAACGGCAATACGGCATCGAGCATGATCCCGAGGAGTCGGTCCGCATTCGAGTTCGTCTGCTTCAGGAGCTCGCGGCGTCCGGCGAGCTGCTGATGGCAACCCACCTGCCACTCCCGTCAATCGGTACAGTGACTGTCCACGGCGATGCCTTTCGCTGGGTACCGATCCGCAACGATGTCTGA
- a CDS encoding SDR family NAD(P)-dependent oxidoreductase, with translation MPSFDNKVVLITGGGAGIGLAAAAAFAREGARVVITGRREEALAAATRNLPGTSYVVADAGNPDDAMRTVDAVIDRCGRLDVLVNNAGAGAILPLSAATFDEISAIFSVNTLGPSLLASAALPHLTAVRGSIVNVSSTFGHKAAPLLSHYAASKAALEHLTRCWALELASAGVRVNAVAAGPTETEFLSERMRLTAAEVDTIKTRERERIPLGRRGEPEDVAAWIVSLASPQAAWMTGQVITVDGGLDAT, from the coding sequence ATGCCGTCTTTCGACAACAAGGTCGTCCTTATCACCGGCGGCGGCGCCGGTATCGGGCTCGCGGCCGCCGCCGCGTTCGCGCGCGAAGGCGCGCGCGTCGTGATCACGGGCCGCCGCGAAGAGGCGCTGGCCGCAGCTACGCGCAACCTGCCAGGCACGAGCTACGTGGTTGCGGACGCCGGCAATCCGGACGATGCGATGCGCACCGTGGACGCGGTGATCGATCGCTGCGGGCGACTCGACGTGCTCGTCAACAACGCCGGCGCCGGCGCGATCCTTCCGCTTTCGGCGGCTACTTTCGATGAAATCAGCGCGATCTTTTCCGTCAACACGCTCGGACCGTCGTTGCTTGCGAGTGCCGCGCTTCCGCATCTGACGGCCGTACGGGGCAGCATCGTCAACGTGTCGAGCACGTTCGGGCACAAGGCCGCTCCGCTGTTGTCGCACTATGCGGCCAGCAAGGCCGCACTCGAGCACCTGACGCGCTGTTGGGCGCTGGAACTTGCATCGGCGGGCGTACGCGTCAACGCGGTGGCGGCAGGTCCGACGGAAACCGAATTCCTGTCGGAGCGGATGAGGTTAACGGCCGCCGAGGTCGATACGATCAAGACACGGGAGCGCGAGCGGATTCCGCTCGGTCGGCGCGGGGAGCCGGAAGACGTCGCGGCATGGATCGTATCGCTGGCGTCGCCGCAGGCGGCATGGATGACGGGGCAGGTGATCACGGTCGACGGCGGACTCGACGCGACCTAG
- a CDS encoding Ohr family peroxiredoxin — MAPLRPPPLSLLDKYRGREPQTLYSTTVTVTGGAAAHGRASGIARSDDGRLNMELRLPPELGGTGDGPNPEQLFAASYAACFHGALSLLAARATVPIDGASVSASIDFCRDPMDGLFMLNANIRVRLPGVERAVAAELVRHAERFCPYTKMANDGINHVVALAPADDSREA, encoded by the coding sequence ATGGCCCCACTGCGTCCACCCCCTCTATCGTTGCTCGACAAGTATCGCGGACGAGAACCGCAGACGCTGTACTCGACCACGGTGACCGTAACGGGCGGCGCCGCAGCGCATGGCCGTGCATCGGGCATCGCCCGCTCCGATGACGGACGGCTCAACATGGAACTGCGTCTGCCGCCCGAGCTTGGCGGGACCGGCGACGGCCCTAATCCGGAGCAGCTGTTTGCCGCGAGCTATGCAGCTTGCTTCCATGGTGCGCTGAGCCTGCTGGCTGCGCGGGCGACCGTGCCGATCGACGGCGCGTCGGTGTCGGCGTCGATCGATTTCTGCCGCGATCCGATGGACGGCCTGTTCATGCTGAATGCGAATATCCGGGTGCGGCTGCCGGGCGTCGAGCGCGCCGTCGCGGCCGAACTCGTTCGACATGCCGAGCGCTTCTGTCCGTACACGAAGATGGCGAACGACGGTATCAACCATGTCGTGGCACTCGCGCCGGCCGACGATTCACGCGAAGCGTGA